In Kitasatospora gansuensis, a genomic segment contains:
- a CDS encoding glycoside hydrolase family 6 protein, with the protein MRRTRRSTALLIAPALTALLFAVQPGTAYAADPTGMTNGYYADPNSSSQQWVNSHRGDGRAAAIQSSIANVPMARWFGNWSGTIGTATGAYVGAAAAGGKLPVLVAYNIPGRDICAGQSGGGAGSVAEYNSWIAAFASGIGNRPALVVLEPDAVGHQDCMTPAQISDRNGMLRNAIAQFNAKAPNTWVYLDAGNPGWLSAATAAQRLAAAGVSGAHGFSLNVSNFYPTGQNTTYGNAVNAALKSSYGYSKSYVVDTSRNGNGSDGNWCNPAGRKTGTPTTRTGGGPEMLLWVKAPGESDGNCGTGTGSTAGQFLPEVAYKMIYGY; encoded by the coding sequence ATGCGCCGCACACGCCGCAGTACGGCACTTCTCATCGCACCAGCGCTGACCGCCCTGCTGTTCGCGGTCCAGCCCGGGACGGCGTACGCCGCCGACCCGACCGGCATGACCAACGGCTACTACGCCGACCCCAACTCCAGTTCCCAGCAGTGGGTCAACTCCCACCGCGGGGACGGCCGCGCCGCCGCGATCCAGAGCTCGATCGCCAACGTGCCGATGGCACGCTGGTTCGGCAACTGGAGCGGCACCATCGGGACCGCGACCGGCGCCTACGTCGGCGCCGCGGCGGCCGGCGGGAAACTGCCGGTCCTGGTGGCCTACAACATCCCCGGCCGGGACATCTGCGCCGGGCAGTCCGGCGGCGGGGCCGGATCCGTCGCGGAGTACAACTCCTGGATCGCCGCCTTCGCCAGTGGCATCGGCAACCGGCCGGCCCTGGTCGTCCTGGAGCCCGACGCGGTCGGGCACCAGGACTGCATGACGCCGGCTCAGATCTCCGACCGCAACGGGATGCTGCGCAACGCCATCGCCCAGTTCAACGCCAAGGCCCCGAACACCTGGGTCTACCTGGACGCCGGCAACCCCGGCTGGCTGAGCGCCGCCACCGCGGCCCAGCGGCTGGCCGCCGCCGGGGTGAGCGGGGCCCACGGCTTCTCGCTCAACGTCTCGAACTTCTACCCCACCGGGCAGAACACCACGTACGGCAACGCCGTCAACGCGGCGCTGAAGTCCTCGTACGGCTACAGCAAGTCGTACGTCGTCGACACCAGCCGCAACGGCAACGGATCCGACGGCAACTGGTGCAACCCGGCCGGCCGGAAGACCGGCACGCCCACCACCCGCACGGGCGGCGGTCCCGAGATGCTGCTGTGGGTCAAGGCCCCCGGCGAGTCCGACGGCAACTGCGGCACCGGCACCGGATCGACGGCCGGGCAGTTCCTGCCCGAGGTCGCGTACAAGATGATCTACGGCTACTGA